A genome region from Hymenobacter chitinivorans DSM 11115 includes the following:
- a CDS encoding acyl-CoA dehydrogenase, with product MDFQLTEEQLAVQSAARDFAQTELWAGVIERDEHQKFPTEQVKKMGELGFLGMMVSPEYGGGGMDTVSYVLAMEEISKVDASCSVIMSVNNSLVCWGLEKYGNEEQKRKWLPKLTSGEIIGAFALSEPEAGSDATMQRTTAEDKGDYYLLNGTKNWITNGSSASVYLVIAQTNPELKHRGINAFIVEKDAPGFVVGPKENKLGIRGSDTHSLMFTDVKVPKENRIGEDGFGFKFAMQTLAGGRIGIAAQALGIASGAFELALKYSKERKAFGVEIAKHQAIQFKLADMATNIDAARLLCLQAANDKDSHQDYAKSGAMAKLFASKVAMETAVEAVQVHGGYGFVKEFHVERMMRDAKITQIYEGTSEIQKIVISRELLK from the coding sequence ATGGATTTCCAGCTCACCGAAGAACAACTTGCCGTCCAGTCGGCCGCCCGCGACTTTGCCCAGACCGAATTGTGGGCCGGCGTTATTGAGCGCGACGAACACCAGAAATTCCCTACTGAGCAAGTCAAGAAGATGGGCGAGCTGGGCTTTCTGGGCATGATGGTGAGCCCCGAGTACGGCGGCGGTGGCATGGATACGGTTTCGTACGTGCTGGCCATGGAAGAAATTTCCAAGGTCGATGCCTCCTGCTCCGTTATCATGTCGGTGAACAACTCTCTGGTATGCTGGGGCCTGGAAAAGTATGGCAATGAGGAGCAGAAGCGCAAGTGGCTGCCCAAGCTGACCAGTGGTGAAATCATCGGGGCATTTGCCCTGTCGGAGCCCGAAGCTGGCTCCGATGCCACCATGCAGCGCACCACGGCCGAAGACAAAGGCGACTATTACCTGCTGAACGGCACCAAAAACTGGATTACCAACGGCAGCTCGGCTTCCGTGTACCTGGTTATTGCCCAAACCAACCCTGAGCTGAAGCACCGCGGCATCAACGCCTTTATCGTGGAGAAGGACGCCCCGGGTTTCGTGGTGGGTCCCAAGGAAAACAAGCTGGGCATCCGGGGCTCCGACACGCACTCGTTGATGTTCACCGACGTGAAGGTGCCCAAGGAAAACCGCATTGGCGAGGATGGTTTCGGCTTTAAGTTCGCCATGCAGACCCTGGCCGGCGGCCGAATCGGCATTGCCGCCCAGGCCCTGGGTATTGCCTCGGGAGCTTTCGAGCTGGCGCTGAAGTACTCGAAGGAGCGCAAGGCTTTCGGTGTTGAAATTGCCAAGCACCAGGCCATTCAGTTCAAGCTGGCCGACATGGCTACCAATATCGACGCGGCCCGTCTGCTATGCCTGCAGGCCGCCAACGACAAGGATTCCCATCAGGACTATGCCAAGTCGGGCGCTATGGCCAAGCTCTTCGCTTCGAAAGTTGCTATGGAGACGGCCGTGGAAGCTGTGCAGGTGCATGGTGGCTACGGTTTTGTGAAAGAATTCCACGTGGAACGCATGATGCGCGACGCCAAAATCACCCAGATTTACGAGGGAACTTCGGAGATTCAGAAAATTGTAATCTCGCGTGAATTGCTAAAGTAG
- the panD gene encoding aspartate 1-decarboxylase — translation MHIEVLKSKIHRAKVTQAELHYVGSVTIDEDLLDAANMVENEKVTIVNVNNGERFETYTIRGERGSGMVCLNGPAARRVAVGDIVIIFSYALIDFAEARAHKPTLVFPDQHNRLV, via the coding sequence ATGCATATCGAAGTTCTCAAGTCCAAAATCCACCGGGCCAAGGTAACCCAGGCTGAACTGCACTACGTCGGCAGCGTCACCATCGACGAAGACCTGCTGGATGCGGCCAACATGGTGGAAAATGAGAAGGTTACCATCGTCAACGTCAACAACGGGGAGCGGTTCGAAACGTACACTATCCGCGGCGAGCGTGGCTCGGGCATGGTGTGCCTCAACGGGCCTGCTGCCCGCCGCGTGGCCGTGGGCGACATCGTCATCATTTTCTCTTACGCCCTGATTGACTTTGCCGAAGCCCGGGCCCATAAGCCCACGCTGGTATTTCCGGATCAGCACAATCGGCTGGTCTAA
- a CDS encoding lysylphosphatidylglycerol synthase transmembrane domain-containing protein, with protein sequence MKKLLTILKYALLLSVSGLLMWYAVQGQDLNSIGRHVREANYSWLIITMIISAMGYFSRAYRWKMQLDATEHRAPFWDVYHAMMVGYLANLVLPRMGEVIRCSVLQRTSKVPVHVALGTVVTERVIDVLVLLCLLGGTLLLDFNTFWSFVTDKLLGGRYDDIARNRTPLLVAAVIALVLLLGLAYALFRNLERLRQNALFNKVVVFAKGLLAGVFSVLKLENKGLFLLHTLFTWGVYYLMDYLAFKCFPATYSLDMKAGLAVLTFGAFGMAAPVAGGIGPFHVMVQGILLAYGISKEAGIAYALVVHGSQTILVVFMGGISFVASMMKSGRSLRELAAEPALSVTTDVE encoded by the coding sequence ATGAAGAAGCTGCTCACTATTCTCAAGTATGCCCTATTGCTCTCCGTTTCGGGGCTGCTGATGTGGTATGCCGTGCAAGGCCAGGACCTGAACAGCATCGGGCGGCACGTGCGCGAGGCCAACTACAGCTGGCTTATCATCACGATGATTATTTCGGCCATGGGCTACTTTAGCCGGGCCTACCGCTGGAAGATGCAGCTCGACGCTACCGAGCACCGGGCCCCGTTCTGGGACGTGTACCACGCCATGATGGTGGGCTATCTGGCCAACTTGGTGCTGCCCCGCATGGGCGAAGTAATCCGCTGCTCGGTGCTGCAGCGTACCAGCAAGGTGCCCGTGCACGTGGCCCTGGGCACGGTCGTGACCGAGCGGGTTATCGACGTGCTGGTGCTGCTCTGCCTACTGGGTGGCACGCTGCTGCTCGACTTCAATACCTTCTGGTCGTTTGTGACTGACAAGCTGCTCGGGGGGCGTTACGATGACATTGCCCGCAACCGCACCCCACTACTGGTGGCGGCCGTTATTGCATTGGTACTGCTGCTGGGCTTGGCCTACGCCTTGTTCCGGAATCTGGAGCGGCTCCGGCAAAACGCGCTGTTCAATAAAGTGGTAGTCTTCGCGAAAGGGCTGCTGGCCGGCGTGTTTAGCGTGCTAAAGCTGGAGAATAAGGGCCTGTTTCTGTTGCATACCCTCTTTACCTGGGGCGTCTATTACCTGATGGATTACCTGGCCTTCAAATGCTTTCCCGCTACTTACTCGCTCGATATGAAAGCCGGCCTGGCCGTGCTGACCTTCGGGGCCTTCGGGATGGCCGCGCCGGTTGCGGGGGGCATTGGGCCGTTTCACGTGATGGTGCAGGGCATTCTGCTGGCGTATGGTATCAGCAAGGAAGCCGGTATTGCCTACGCCCTGGTGGTGCACGGTTCTCAGACCATTCTAGTGGTATTTATGGGCGGCATCAGCTTCGTGGCCAGCATGATGAAGTCGGGCCGCTCATTGCGCGAGCTGGCCGCTGAACCGGCCTTGTCCGTGACGACCGATGTGGAGTAA
- a CDS encoding zinc metallopeptidase, whose translation MYYNASPIYFLVIAAMIVSWLIQWRLRSKMTTYGQIGLQSGLSGRQIAELMLADHGITDVRVISTEGRLTDHYNPTDKTVNLSEVVYEERSAAAAAIAAHECGHAVQHATAYSMLQFRSAMVPALSSVSTFMPWILLAGVVMIRTSLIPLGVGIALFSLTTLFSFVTLPVEFDASRRALAWIDRRGIVTAKEHAMAKDALWWAAMTYVVAAISSLATLLYYVSLFMGSRDRR comes from the coding sequence ATGTACTACAACGCAAGTCCAATTTACTTTCTCGTCATCGCGGCGATGATCGTAAGCTGGCTGATCCAGTGGCGGCTGCGCAGCAAAATGACCACCTACGGCCAAATCGGTCTGCAGTCGGGTTTGTCGGGCCGGCAAATTGCCGAGCTGATGCTGGCCGACCACGGCATCACCGACGTGCGCGTCATTTCCACCGAAGGCCGCCTGACCGACCATTACAACCCGACCGACAAAACTGTTAACCTCAGTGAGGTGGTGTATGAGGAGCGCAGTGCGGCCGCGGCGGCCATTGCGGCCCACGAGTGCGGCCACGCCGTGCAGCACGCCACGGCCTATAGCATGCTGCAGTTTCGCTCGGCCATGGTGCCGGCCCTAAGCAGCGTATCTACCTTCATGCCCTGGATTCTGCTGGCCGGCGTAGTGATGATCCGCACCTCCCTGATTCCGCTGGGCGTGGGCATTGCCCTGTTTTCGCTCACTACGCTCTTTTCCTTCGTCACGCTGCCCGTCGAGTTCGATGCTAGTCGCCGGGCTCTGGCCTGGATTGACCGGCGCGGCATCGTGACGGCCAAGGAGCACGCCATGGCCAAAGACGCGCTCTGGTGGGCGGCCATGACCTACGTAGTGGCTGCCATCAGCTCCCTCGCTACGCTGCTTTACTACGTCAGCCTCTTTATGGGTAGCCGCGACCGGCGCTAA
- the rfaE2 gene encoding D-glycero-beta-D-manno-heptose 1-phosphate adenylyltransferase, whose translation MWSKDKIVSTAELEPRLTQWRAEGKRVVFTNGCFDLLHLGHVDYLEKARNLGDVMVLGLNTDASVSRLKPGRPLQDEVSRARILASLLFVDAVVLFDEPTPLELITLVKPDILVKGDDYAISGIVGHELVLANGGQVLTVPLVQGYSTTRIVERIRAQLHS comes from the coding sequence ATGTGGAGTAAGGATAAAATTGTCAGTACTGCGGAGCTGGAGCCCCGGCTAACCCAGTGGCGGGCCGAGGGCAAACGAGTGGTATTTACCAACGGCTGCTTCGATTTGCTCCACCTGGGCCACGTCGATTACCTGGAAAAAGCCCGCAACCTGGGCGACGTGATGGTTTTGGGGCTCAACACGGATGCTTCCGTGAGCCGGCTTAAGCCCGGGCGGCCCTTGCAGGACGAAGTGTCACGCGCCCGGATTCTGGCGTCGCTTTTGTTCGTGGATGCCGTCGTGCTGTTCGACGAGCCCACGCCGCTGGAACTGATTACTCTGGTCAAACCCGACATTCTGGTCAAGGGCGACGACTATGCTATTAGTGGAATTGTGGGCCACGAATTGGTGTTAGCAAATGGCGGGCAGGTACTCACCGTACCGCTCGTGCAGGGCTACAGCACCACTCGTATCGTCGAGCGGATTCGCGCCCAACTTCACTCCTAA